The Campylobacter concisus sequence TTTGTTTTGGGTATTTGCGTGGGCTCATTTTCAAATGTACTGATATATCGCTTGCCACGGAATGAAAATATAAATTTTCCAGCTTCTCACTGCCCAAACTGCTCTCACAAGCTAAATTTTTATCACAATGTTCCAATTTTTTCGTGGATATTTTTAGGTGGCAAATGTGCCTTTTGCAAGCAAAAAATAAGCCTCATCTATCCAGCAATCGAGTTAGTTTCTGGGGTACTTTTTTTAATCTGTTTTTTTAAAGAATGTAGCGAAATTTTAAGTGTAGAAACATTGCTTTACGCGCTATTTTTAGGGCCTTGCTTTGTTATGTTGCTAGCTCTTAGCGTCATAGATATAAGATATAAAGCTGTGCCAGATCCGCTTCTTTTTGCGGCGCTATTTTTCGCTTTTATCTACGCTTTGATGCTTTTTATATTTAAAGGAAATTTTGCCCAAATTTTAAATTTATTCCTTTTTGCACTTATCTTTTGGGCGCTTAGATTTGTCGTAAGCCTTGCCATAAAAAGAGAAGCGATGGGTAGCGCAGATATCTTTATAGCAGCGATCATCGGAGCTATCTTGCCAGTCAAACTGGCTCTAGTGGCGATCTATCTTGCAGCACTTTTTACACTTCCAGTCTATGCGGTCGTTCAAAAAAAGGGCTACGAGCTAGCCTTTGTGCCATTTTTAAGTCTTGGCTTACTTATTACATACGCTTTTAAAGAGCAAATTTTAGAAATTTTAAGGTTTATTTATGAGTAGAGTGAACAGATATCTTTTGTTTAACTTCATAGGGACTTTTGCGTCGCTATTTAGTACGCTTTTTTTGATCATGTCGATCGTATTTTTCATCCAGATCGCGCGCATCACTTCTTACATTGAGATCAGCTTTGGCGAGCTTTTTAAACTCTACTCATTTATGCTTCCACGCGTACTACTTTTTGTTGTGCCTATCGCATTTTTTGTATCACTTGCGATGACTCTTTTTAGATTATCAAAAGAGAATGAAAGTATCGTTATTTTTACGCTTGGTGGCTCACCAAATAAGATTGCTAAATTTTTCTTAATATTTTCAGCATTTTTAAGCACCGCTCTACTTGTAATCGCTACCATAATGATACCAATAGCCGCACAGCTAAATGCAAATTTTATTGATTATAAAAAGACTGTTGCAAAGCTAAATTTAAAGCCAACTCAGTTTGGACAAAAATTCTCTGACTGGATGGTCTATGTGGGTAGTGAAATGCAAGATAACAACGGCACTACTTATAAAGATATCGTGATGTTTAATCCTTACATTAAAGACTCCCAACGCTTAATCACTGCAAAAAATGCAAAGATCACTAATACAAATCAAAGCATCGAACTCTCTTTATTAGATGGAAAAATGTATGACATAAAAGATGAAATTTATCACCAAAGTAACTTCAAATCTATGAAGATAAGGACTGCCCAAAGTGAAGAGATAAGCAATATAGGCAGTATAAAAGAGTACTGGACGGAGGCAAATAGTAGCGAAAAAAGAAGAAAAGATATTAGTACGTATGTACTTGTTGCACTATTTCCACTTGCCAGTACACTTTTTGCTATAAGCTTTGGCATCGTTACTTATAGATATGAAAAGGGCATGGTTTATGTTGGGACATTTGGCGTTTTATTTGGGTATTTTACGCTCATAATGCTATTTTCATCAAAGCCAGCTTTTGCGATTCCACTCATATTTTTCGTCTTTTTATTGGCAGGAATTTTACTTTTTAAAGCCAAGATCATGCGAAGATACTAATGAAAATCCAACTAATTTATAGCTACGATGGCTCCAAATTTCAAGGCTCGCAAACTCAACCGCATGAAAATGGCGTAGAAGATGAGCTTTCGCGTGCCCTAGCTCACGTCGGAATATTTGAAAAAATAGTCTCTAGCTCACGTACAGACAAAAACGTCCATGCGATCAATCAAAGCTCAAGCGTAATTTGTGGCGATCATTTTAAAAATTTAGAGCATCTAAAAGAGCTAATCAACCGCCATGCTCATCCAAATATTCATATAAAACGTATAAATTTAGTTGATGAAAATTTTCAAGCAAGATTTGACGCCGTAGCAAGGTCTTATAGATACATTATAGATCACGGAAAATTTGATGTTTTTGGCTCAAACTATAAAGTCTTTTTGCCAAAATTTGATATCAAAAAAGCAAATGAAATTTTATCTAATTTTGTTGGTGAGCATGATTTTAGCTCCTATATGAAAACAGGAAGTGATACAAAAAGCCCAGTGCGAGAAATTTTTAAGGCATTTTGTTATGAATACAAAAACCAAACTATCATCGTTTTTAAAGCGAATGGCTTTTTGCGCGCTCAAGTACGGCTTATGGTTGCAAATCTACTTAAAGCTTTGAGTATCAAAAATGGTAGTGAGCTCATCAATGCTTCGCTTAATGGATGCTCTGCCCTAACTCGTATCCCAGCTCCAGCTGAAGGGCTTTATCTAAATAGAGTTTTTTATAAATTTAACTAGGTTTTTAGAATATTCAATAGTAAGCTTATTTAAAATATTAAATAGAAAATCTTATAAGTTAAGATTCTTAGCTAGTTTACACACTCTCCTACTTTCTTAACCACCCCCCTCCTAAAAGCACAAGAAGCTTTAGAGGATAGTTTAAGAAGCATTACTTTACAAGATCTATTAGATGAACTTATTAATTTGTAAACTTAAAAAGTAAGCAGATTAAGTTATAAGATTTAAAAAGTAGGCTGATATATAAAAAATCAATCTATTTTATTTATTAGGAACGCTATGCGCTCCTAACTATTTTTATGTATCTTTATGTAGGAATTTTTATAAATTTCTAGATTTTATTACTCTTTGCTTTTCTCTTTTTTAGCTTTACTCTTTTGTGCTTTATCTTTTAGCTTTTCTTTCTTATCTTTTATCTCTTTTATACTATCGTCTTTAACACTATCTTTTTTCTCTTTTACTTCATCACTCTTTTTACTTGCTTTTTCTTTTATCTCATCTTTTTTAGATTTTATTTTTGATTTTGTGTCATCTATCTTTGTAGTGCCTGATACTGATATATCTGATTTTAAATTTTCAAATGTCTTGTCGCCTATACCATTTACATTTTTTATGTCTTCTATTGAGTTAAATTTATTCGCTTTTCTATACTCTATTATTGCATCTGCCTTTGAAGATCCTATACCATCTAAACTCATTAACTCTTCTTTTGTGGCGGTGTTTAAATTTATGGCTGCTAGTAATGTAGAAGCTGCTGCTAATAGTGAGAATATAATCTTTTTCATTTTTGTCCTTTTTGGGTAAATTTGGGTTTGGAGTCTATCATATTTGGTGTTTTTAGTCAATACTCGCATAAAAGAGCATAAGCTAAAAGATATTTATAAACATAGAGATAAAAAGTCTGATTATTTAAAAAATAAATAAATATAAGATTTGATATTTTGTTATAAATTAAGAAATAATATTTTAAAAGATAATTGTTTAGACAAAGAAGATTAAAAATTAACAAAGCCCGCAACGACCTACTTTTCCAACATCCCAGTAAGGGAGAGTATCATCAGCCAGGACGAGCTTAGCTTCTTGGTTCGAGATGGAGCAAGGCGTTTCCTCGTCTGTATAGTCACGGGCAGTGTTAAATAAAAGATATATTAGATAAATCTCTTATTTAACACTACTTGATAAAGTTAAAAGTCATAAACAAAGTTTTGCAAAAACATATCTTATTAAGTTTTTATCCTTAACAAGGAAGTGATGCTTATAAAAAGATAAGCAGACGAGCTATTAGTACTGGTCAGCTAAAGGACTTTCATCCATTACACACCCAGCCTATCAAACACATAGTCTATATGAGCTCTTAAAAGAAGATTCATCTTGGAGTTGGCTTCCTGCTTAGATGCTTTCAGCAGTTATCACATCCCAACATAGCTACCGAGCGGTGCTCTTGGCAGAACAACTCGTACACCAGTGGTTGGTTCGACCCGGTCCTCTCGTACTAGGGTCAACTCTCCTCAATCTTCTTACGCCCACGGCAGATAGGGACCGAACTGTCTCACGACGTTCTGAACCCAGCTCGCGTACCGCTTTAAATGGCGAACAGCCATACCCTTGGGACCTGCTCCAGCCCCAGGATGCGATGAGCCGACATCGAGGTGCCAAACCTCCCCGTCGATGTGAGCTCTTGGGGGAGATCAGCCTGTTATCCCCGGGGTACCTTTTATCCTTTGAGCGATGGCCCTTCCACACAGAACCACCGGATCACTAAGACCGACTTTCGTCTCTGCTTGACGTGTATGTCTCGCAGTTAAGCTGGCTTATGCCTTTATACTCTACGAACGATTTCCAACCGTTCTGAGCCAACCTTTGTAAGCCTCCGTTACATTTTGGGAGGCGACCGCCCCAGTCAAACTACCCACCAGACATTGTCCTACTTGAGGATAACTCAAGCTAGTTAGCTATCAGAATAAAAAAGAGTGGTATCTCAACAATGGCTCACCATAAACTGGCGTCTATGGATCAAAGCCTCCCACCTATCCTGCACATTTTTATCCCAATAGCAGTGTCAAGCTGTAGTAAAGGTCCACGGGGTCTTTCCGTCTTGCCGCGGGTAGGAGGAATTTTCACCTCCACTACAATTTCACTGGATCCCTCTTCGAGACAGCTCCCATCTCGTTACGCCATTCATGCAGGTCGATATTTAATCGACAAGGAATTTCGCTACCTTAGGACCGTTATAGTTACGGCCGCCGTTTACTCGGGCTTCGATCAAACGCTTCGCAGAGCTAACGTCATCAATTAACCTTCGAGCACCGGGCAGGCGTCACACCCTATACATCCTCTTACGAGTTAGCAGAGTGCTGTGTTTTTGGTAAACAGTCGGGAGGGACTCTTTGTTGTAACCTTCAATGCTTACGGAGTAAATCCTTAACAAAGTTAGGCACACCTTATACCGAAGATACGGTGCTATTTTGCAGAGTTCCTTGAAGAGAGTTCTTCCACGCGCCTTAGAATACTCATCCCACCCACCTGTGTCGGTTTACGGTACGGGCAACTATAACTAAACTTAGAAACTTTTCTTGGCTCGACAGTATCGGCAATTCGCTATCCATTCCGAAGAACTTCAAACGCCTGTGGGGTCTCGGCTTAAAAAGATCCGGATTTGCCTGAATCTTAACCTACACCTTTCGACTAGCACTACCATCCGCTAGCTTGCTTAACTCTAAGCGTCCTTCCATCGCACATTATAGTTGGCATTGGAATATTAACCAATTTTCCATCGCATACCCCTTTCGGACTTTGCTTAGGACCCGGCTAACCCTACGATGACGAGCATCGCGTAGGAAACCTTGGGTTTACGGCGTTGGGGATTCTCACCCCAATTATCGCTACTCATGCCTGCATGCTCACTTGTATTCGCTCCAGCACTCCTTACCGGTATACCTTCAACGCAAATACAACGCTCTCCTACCACTTAGTAAAACTAAGTCTAAAGCTTCGGTACTCATTTTAGCCCCGTTATATTTTCCGCGCAGAATCACTAGACCAGTGAGCTATTACGCTTTCTTTAAAGGATGGCTGCTTCTAAGCCAACCTCCTGGTTGTTTAAGTAACTCCACATCGTTTTCCACTTAAATGAGATTTAGGGACCTTAGCTGTTAGTCTGGGTTGTTCCCCTCTCGACGACGGATTTTATCACTCGCCGCCTGACTGCCATGATTACACACTAGGTATTCGGAGTTTGATAGGGTTTGGTACATTGGTGTATGCCCTAGCCCATTCAGTGCTCTACCCCCTAGTGTTACTACATGACGCTATACCTAAATATATTTCGGAGAGAACCAGCTATCACGATGTTTGATTGGCCTTTCACCCCTATCCACAAGTCATCCCATAGCTTTTCAACGCTAGCGGGTTCGGTCCTCCACCGGCTCTTACACCGGTTTCAACCTGCTCATGGATAGATCACATCGTTTCGGGTCTGCAACGTCTGACTAAACGCCCTATTAAGACTCGCTTTCGCTACGGCTCCGGGTTTCCTTAACCTTGCCAGACATCACAACTCGCAGGCTCATTATGCAAAAGGCAGTCCATCACCCTGATAAATCATAGGGCTCTGAATGATTGTAAGCAAATGGTTTCAGGTTCTATTTCACTCTGATCACCTCAGTTCTTTTCACCTTTCCCTCACGGTACTTGTGCACTATCGGTCTAGTAGTAGTATTTAGGGTTGGATAGTGGTCTACCCAGCTTCAGACAGAATATCACGTGTTCCGCCCTACTCAGGATACTGCTAAGTAAAACAAAGCTTTCATATACGGGAGTATCACCCTCTATGCTTAATCTTTCCAAATTATTCTATTAGCTAAGTTTAGTCTATATTGCAGTCCTACAACCCCGTTAGTAAACTAACGGTTTGCCCTCTTACGCGTTCGCTCGCCGCTACTAGCGTAATCTCTTTTGATTTCTTTTCCTGAGGGTACTAAGATGTTTCAATTCCCCTCGTTCGCTCCATATTAGGTAGTTAAGCTCGCGCTTAACTGGGTTGCCCCATTCAGAAATTCCCGGATCAAAGCCCCTTGACGGCTCCCCGAGACTTATCGCAGCCTGGCACGTCTTTCATCGCCTCTACTAGCCAAGGCATCCACCACTTGCTCTTTGTAGCTTACCTTTTCTATATTAGATTATTCTAATTCGCATCACTTCCTTGTTAAAGATAACTTTATGTTACTAAATTTAAATCCCAGCTCTCAAGACGGAAAGCATTGACTACTATTTAGATAAGTTTTAAATCCTAAATAGATTGTGATGTCAAACTTTTGCATTAAATGCAAAGAGAATAGAAATTTAAATCTTTAACAAGTCCTGTAAAATTGTTTTTAAAACTTGCTTGTGACTATTAACAATATTAATTAAAAGAACATTTAGACAAAAGTCTAATTAGAAAGTTTAATTTTTAAGCTCTCTAATTAGACTTAATATAGTTAAACTATTTTATGGTGGAGAATAGCGGGATCGAACCGCTGACCTCCTGCGTGCAAAGCAGGCGCTCTCCCAGCTGAGCTAATTCCCCAATTAAATTCTCTGGTGGGCCTAACAAGACTTGAACTTGTGACCTCACCCTTATCAGGGGTGCACTCTAACCAGCTGAGCTATAGGCCCCTATAGGTCTATCAATCTTTCAAAACTAAACAAGGATGATTGAGAATATCTTTCTTATAGATATCTTGTGAGAGAATATCTATATGTACTCTAGAAAGGAGGTGATCCAACCGCAGGTTCTCCTACGGTTACCTTGTTACGACTTCACCCCAGTCGCTGATTCCACTGTGGACGGTAACTAATTTAGTATTCCGGCTTCGAGTGAAATCAACTCCCATGGTGTGACGGGCGGTGAGTACAAGACCCGGGAACGTATTCACCGTAGCATGGCTGATCTACGATTACTAGCGATTCCGGCTTCATGGAGTCGAGTTGCAGACTCCAATCCGAACTGGGACATATTTTATAGATTTGCTCCATCTCGCGATATTGCTTCTCATTGTATATGCCATTGTAGCACGTGTGTCGCCCCGGACATAAGGGCCATGATGACTTGACGTCGTCCACACCTTCCTCCTCCTTACGAAGGCAGTCTCATTAGAGTGCTCAGCCGAACTGTTAGCAACTAATGACGTGGGTTGCGCTCGTTGCGGGACTTAACCCAACATCTCACGACACGAGCTGACGACAGCCGTGCAGCACCTGTCTTAACATTTCTGCAAGCAGACACTCTTCTATCTCTAGATGATTTGTTAGATATCAAGTCCGGGTAAGGTTCTTCGCGTATCTTCGAATTAAACCACATGCTCCACCGCTTGTGCGGGTCCCCGTCTATTCCTTTGAGTTTTAATCTTGCGACCGTACTCCCCAGGCGGTATACTTAATCCGTTAGGTGCATTACTGCCAAGACTAGCTTAGCAACAACTAGTATACATCGTTTAGGGCGTGGACTACCAGGGTATCTAATCCTGTTTGCTCCCCACGCTTTCACGCATTAGCGTCAGTTGAGTTCCAGCAGATCGCCTTCGCAATGGGTATTCCTGGTGATCTCTACGGATTTTACCCCTACACCACCAATTCCATCTGCCTCTCCCTCACTCTAGATTACCAGTTTCCCAAGCAGTTCTATGGTTAAGCCATAGGATTTCACAAGAGACTTGATAATCCGCCTACGCGTCCTTTACGCCCAGTGATTCCGAGTAACGCTTGCACCCTCCGTATTACCGCGGCTGCTGGCACGGAGTTAGCCGGTGCTTATTCGTTAGGTACCGTCATTGTTCTTCCCTAACAAAAGGAGTTTACGCTCCGAAAAGTGTCATCCTCCACGCGGCGTTGCTGCTTCAGGGTTTCCCCCATTGAGCAATATTCCCTACTGCTGCCTCCCGTAGGAGTCTGGACCGTGTCTCAGTTCCAGTGTGACTGATCATCCTCTCAGACCAGTTATGCGTCATAGCCTTGGTGAGCCATTACCTCACCAACTAGCTGATACAATATAGCCTCATCCTACACCGAAAAACTTTCCCTATCTAACTTATGTAAGACAGGAGTATAGAGTATTAGCAGCCGTTTCCAACTGTTGTCCTCTAGTGTAGGGCAGATTAGCTATACATTACTCACCCGTGCGCCACTAACTCATAAGAGCAAGCTCTTACTTGTCCGTTCGACTTGCATGTATTAGGCACGCCGCCAGCGTTCACTCTGAGCCAGGATCAAACTCTCCATATTAATTACCTAGCAAAATTTATTTGATAGGATTTTATTATGAAGTTTTTAATCAAAAAAACTTTTAGTTTTATTTATTAGTTTGTCTAATCTATTATAATTATAAAATAATAGACTGGCTCAATCGATCACTTGTTTAGATTTCAAAGATTGACTAATAGTTTAACAATTGTAAATTAAAAGAACAACGATAAAAAGAAAAGGCTTTATTAACCAATGAAGTTAAAGGTGGTTTCTCGTTTCGTGAGCTGGAATTATATACGAGTAATACTTAAAGATAGTTGAAATAATTAGGGAATTTGAGAAAAAATTGTTGGATGTTTTAAAAATTTAAATTGTGTATTTTTATTAGTGGGTTTATAGGGTTTAGTTTATATATGCGTATCCACTTCTTTTTTCTATATTTATAGAGGCTACATTGTTATTTTTATCTGTTAAAACTATCTTACAATCACCTTTTAATAGTCTTGAATAAGGTCTTTTCGCTCCTTTATTGTTAGTAACACTTACCACTCTCATAGGCCTACCTAATTCGTCAAAATCAATGGTTTGTGTTTTGCCTTTTCCGCAACTACCGACAAATTTAACCGATTTTATGCCATATTTTTTTTCAATATTTAAATCTATATTAATTTTATTACAATAGGATTGAGGAATGCCTCTCCAGCCCGCACTTAAGAATTTGTTTGATTTTTGTGTATCGATGGCAACCTCTTCTTTGGAATTTAAATTACCACTAAATTTATTACCACTACCTCTTTTATCATAAAAAATACTATATTTCCAAGATTTAACTCCAGGCTCATCTACTGAGCACTCTTGCAAACTAGTGTCATTGATAGCTATCCCCCATCTCATTTTAAACCAAAATTTTTCATTTTCAGAATGTACAAATTTATCATCTTGCATGGCAAGGTGCTGGGCGTACCTTATATGCGTTAGCATCTGCGTGGCTGCCTCTCTGGCTCCGTTTATTTCTAGCCTTGGTATGATCATTGCTGCAAGTATGCCCACGGCAATAATCACAAAGATAAGCTCTATAACAGTAAAACCCTTGTTTTTATGCATCTACCTGCCTCTTACATCAAAATTTGCGATTACTTTTCCCATTTTTTCTATGCAAAATTTTGATTTTCCATCTAGATCGGCGCTTACCAATAAATTTTTAGACTCATCTCTTACGTCTATACCATAAAATTTAAGTCTTAATGCAAGCTTTTTATTATCAGTGTATAAATCCTTAATTTCCGCTTCTTTTAATTTAGCAGCAAGCTCTTTTACAACATCAAATTTATAGACAAAATGCTTTGTTGGGCTACCTAAAAATAGGTAAAAAATTTGATTAAATACGATCATCGACCAGTTTAAGGCTAAAAAAAGCATCACTAAGGTCGTGCAAATTTTATAGCCTTTTCTAA is a genomic window containing:
- a CDS encoding prepilin peptidase, with the protein product MDNLVIFFAVFAFVLGICVGSFSNVLIYRLPRNENINFPASHCPNCSHKLNFYHNVPIFSWIFLGGKCAFCKQKISLIYPAIELVSGVLFLICFFKECSEILSVETLLYALFLGPCFVMLLALSVIDIRYKAVPDPLLFAALFFAFIYALMLFIFKGNFAQILNLFLFALIFWALRFVVSLAIKREAMGSADIFIAAIIGAILPVKLALVAIYLAALFTLPVYAVVQKKGYELAFVPFLSLGLLITYAFKEQILEILRFIYE
- the truA gene encoding tRNA pseudouridine(38-40) synthase TruA produces the protein MKIQLIYSYDGSKFQGSQTQPHENGVEDELSRALAHVGIFEKIVSSSRTDKNVHAINQSSSVICGDHFKNLEHLKELINRHAHPNIHIKRINLVDENFQARFDAVARSYRYIIDHGKFDVFGSNYKVFLPKFDIKKANEILSNFVGEHDFSSYMKTGSDTKSPVREIFKAFCYEYKNQTIIVFKANGFLRAQVRLMVANLLKALSIKNGSELINASLNGCSALTRIPAPAEGLYLNRVFYKFN
- a CDS encoding LptF/LptG family permease: MSRVNRYLLFNFIGTFASLFSTLFLIMSIVFFIQIARITSYIEISFGELFKLYSFMLPRVLLFVVPIAFFVSLAMTLFRLSKENESIVIFTLGGSPNKIAKFFLIFSAFLSTALLVIATIMIPIAAQLNANFIDYKKTVAKLNLKPTQFGQKFSDWMVYVGSEMQDNNGTTYKDIVMFNPYIKDSQRLITAKNAKITNTNQSIELSLLDGKMYDIKDEIYHQSNFKSMKIRTAQSEEISNIGSIKEYWTEANSSEKRRKDISTYVLVALFPLASTLFAISFGIVTYRYEKGMVYVGTFGVLFGYFTLIMLFSSKPAFAIPLIFFVFLLAGILLFKAKIMRRY
- a CDS encoding ComEA family DNA-binding protein, whose amino-acid sequence is MKKIIFSLLAAASTLLAAINLNTATKEELMSLDGIGSSKADAIIEYRKANKFNSIEDIKNVNGIGDKTFENLKSDISVSGTTKIDDTKSKIKSKKDEIKEKASKKSDEVKEKKDSVKDDSIKEIKDKKEKLKDKAQKSKAKKEKSKE
- a CDS encoding pilus assembly FimT family protein translates to MHKNKGFTVIELIFVIIAVGILAAMIIPRLEINGAREAATQMLTHIRYAQHLAMQDDKFVHSENEKFWFKMRWGIAINDTSLQECSVDEPGVKSWKYSIFYDKRGSGNKFSGNLNSKEEVAIDTQKSNKFLSAGWRGIPQSYCNKINIDLNIEKKYGIKSVKFVGSCGKGKTQTIDFDELGRPMRVVSVTNNKGAKRPYSRLLKGDCKIVLTDKNNNVASINIEKRSGYAYIN